In Astatotilapia calliptera chromosome 20, fAstCal1.2, whole genome shotgun sequence, one genomic interval encodes:
- the pink1 gene encoding serine/threonine-protein kinase PINK1, mitochondrial — MSVKHAISRGLELGRSVFQLGLLKSGGRLAAKLRADRFRAGPSVRTAQPQAFLPSRYRYYRTSLKGLAAQLQSAGFRRFAGGSPRNRAVFLAFGLGVGLIEQQLEDDRKSASTCQEIQAVFRKKKFQSPFKPFTSGYKLEDYILGNQIGKGSNAAVYEAAAQFAPPKQSARKCSLVQIKEGEVEAEAPRSLTCCSLRNFPFAIKMMWNFGAGSSSEAILKSMSQELVPAGPHALKQEKEEITLDGHFGVLPKRVSAHPNVIRVYRAFTADVPLLPGAQEEYPDVLPPRLNPTGLGNNRTLFLVMKNYPCTLRQYLEMSTPSRRQGTLMVLQLLEGIDHLCREGVAHRDLKSDNVLLEFDSDGCPRLVISDFGCCLAQSDSSLQLPFNSIWVSKGGNASLMAPEVATAVPGCGVVLDYSKADAWAVGAISYEIFGQQNPFYRAVGLESRNYQEKQLPPLPSSVPADVQFVIRLLLRRNPNKRPTARVAANMLHLSLWGRKALANQDSVGMRKLADWLLCQSAVVLLKGCQGPSGNKVEAELQRSFLANLELEDLRTAVGFLLYGREQSQACVLSV, encoded by the exons CCGAGCTGACCGTTTCCGTGCAGGCCCGTCGGTCCGCACCGCTCAGCCTCAGGCTTTCCTGCCGTCTCGGTACCGCTATTACCGCACTTCTCTGAAAGGCCTGGCAGCTCAGCTTCAGTCCGCCGGCTTCAGGAGGTTTGCTGGCGGGTCCCCGCGTAACAGAGCTGTATTTTTGGCTTTCGGTCTCGGTGTGGGGCTTATCGAACAACAGTTGGAGGATGACAGAAAGAGTGCTTCAACATGCCAGGAGATCCAG GCTGTTTTTAGAAAGAAGAAATTCCAGAGTCCATTTAAGCCATTCACCTCTGGATATAAACTGGAGGATTACATTCTAGGGAACCAGATTGGGAAAGGCTCCAATGCAGCTGTGTATGAGGCTGCAGCTCAGTTTGCTCCTCCAAAGCAAAGTGCCAGAAAATGCTCCCTGGTGCAGATAAAAGAAGGTGAAGTGGAAGCTGAGGCACCTCGATCTCTGACATGCTGCTCACTAAGGAACTTCCCTTTTGCTATTAAGATGATGTGGAACTTTGGG GCTGGGTCATCAAGTGAGGCCATCTTAAAGTCTATGTCTCAGGAGCTGGTCCCTGCAGGTCCTCATGCCTTAaagcaggaaaaagaagaaattactCTGGATGG ACATTTCGGAGTCCTGCCCAAAAGAGTGTCAGCACACCCTAATGTAATCCGAGTGTACCGGGCTTTTACTGCAGATGTTCCATTGCTACCAGGTGCTCAGGAGGAATATCCAGATGTTTTGCCACCCAGGCTTAACCCTACAGGCCTGGGCAACAATCGCACTCTTTTCCTGGTCATGAAGAA CTATCCATGCACACTGAGGCAGTACCTGGAAATGTCCACACCAAGCCGCAGGCAGGGCACTCTGATGGTGCTGCAGCTCCTTGAGGGGATTGACCATTTGTGCAGAGAGGGTGTCGCTCACAgggatctaaaatcagacaacgTGCTGTTGGAATTCGACTCAG ATGGTTGCCCCCGTTTAGTGATTTCTGACTTTGGATGCTGTCTGGCCCAGAGCGATTCTAGTCTGCAGCTGCCCTTCAACAGCATTTGGGTCAGCAAAGGAGGGAATGCTTCACTTATGGCTCCGGAG GTGGCCACTGCAGTTCCAGGATGTGGTGTGGTGCTTGACTACAGCAAGGCAGATGCCTGGGCCGTGGGCGCCATTTCCTACGAGATATTTGGACAGCAAAATCCATTCTATCGAGCAGTGGGGCTGGAGAGCAGGAATTACCAGGAGAAGCAGCTTCCTCCTCTACCCTCCAGTGTTCCAGCTGATGTGCAGTTCGTGATACGCTTACTTCTCAGGAGGAACCCAAACAAG CGCCCCACTGCCCGTGTGGCAGCTAACATGCTACATCTGAGCCTCTGGGGTCGGAAGGCTCTGGCTAACCAGGACAGTGTGGGCATGAGGAAGCTGGCTGATTGGTTGCTCTGCCAGTCTGCTGTGGTTCTCCTTAAGGGCTGTCAGGGGCCCAGTGGGAACAAAGTGGAGGCGGAGCTTCAGAGGAGTTTCCTGGCTAACTTAGAGCTGGAGGACCTGCGCACTGCTGTAGGCTTCCTCCTCTATGGGCGAGAGCAGAGCCAGGCCTGCGTGCTGTCTGTCTAG